Sequence from the Anolis sagrei isolate rAnoSag1 chromosome 8, rAnoSag1.mat, whole genome shotgun sequence genome:
agagacaggcccagacgtcaaagtcaaggggcgtttcaaagaatagcttctttggtttaagaggcctcctgccgggtgcctctttagatcaagcaacgtttgggactgtggctgtgccttggcagaattcctgtgttccatggccggtaatcccagaggcttagttatcaaggtcatggttagtaaaaggctaacaggttcctggttcttgtattgtggcttttgaaattttgctcaagtttagagattctactgactgctgtgtttttctgtggctttttgactttgcatttacctttcttttgtaaccaatttttcatcaataaacaaggattgcttttcctacagtccagtgtggtggatttaatctcaTGGTCtcatttcttgaactgggatgcaacaggtataaatacagtttattatattattattatttgaagaggcacgaatggaggccgaaagagaaaaacgtgccaagaggaaggcaaccgagaccgccttccgtctggaaaccaatgccctcactgtgggcagaggcggccctaggtaattttcaatggtaagcaaacagtattttcgtgccacccccccccccccaaccaatcattgatatggagcaagaatgagaggggctaggcgaggctcaagggcccggccccttcgggaagaggatcgcccagcagtgaggcaaggaagttGAGGCTCCcactggactgctagggctgttctGAGccgaggaagccatagggaggagggagcaagcttgttttctgcttccttggagactaggatgcaatggaacaatggcttcaaactacaagagaggagattccatctgaacattaggaagaacttcctgactgtgagagccgttcagcagtggaactctctgccccggagtgtggtggaggctccttctttggaagcttttaagcagaggctggatggccatctgtcaggggtgatttgaatgcaatattcctgcttcttggcagggggttggactggatggcccatgaggtctcttccaactctttgattctatgattctatgattctatgattcctcaagtggcagtcgaggggcatttgcagaggcacctctgcgcccctggcaaaaaaaaaagtgtaccgcgaccgcttactttgcataatggacgagccgcccctgactgcgggagaagatgcatattaagaatagggctccacaattacctacagacccaccagaacactgatcttggaagactatcctactcggacaatgagccTAAGGCAAGGATTCGGTGTCTGTTGTGTTGTGTGTGGAACGTAACTGTTTGTATGTCAATCTCATGCAGGATAACCAAGGGTAGTCTCTTTAGTTTTCATTTTCCATCGGAAAGCCTTCTTGACTTGCTTCCTTTGTGTGCAAGAGAGCCGCGAATTGTGGAGTAGATTCCACATCAGCCAGATTTCTGCCACCTTCAGGCTATGGACCACCATGAGGTCTTTGTAAAAGCAAGGATCAAAAGTCTGCAGGTTAGGCGCAGCGGAGGGCTTGGTAATCCCAAAGGTCTTGAACCCTTCATGCATGACAGGCTTCAGGTTGATTCTTTGCAGGCACATGCCCAAGAAGACGTCGTCAATGGGGAAGAGTTCCACCTGGCTGCAGGCCTGGGAGAGCTTCCTCATGGTACTGCTGGAGAGCAAGAACCCTCCACCTCCAGCGTAGACCGGATACATGCCCAACCCGTACATTGTCTCTGGGATGAAGTATTTGCTTTTGTGCGTCCGGATCGGTTGTGCGTTGTAGATGATGTCCCCCACGAAGAGGTCCTCGGCGGGATCGCGGCTCTCGAGGAAGTTCACAATGTTCTCTACGTTGACAAAGACGTCGGCGTCACCCTTGAAGATGAACTTGGTGTTGGAACAGAACTCGTCCGCCCAGTTGAGGAAATGGATCTCTTTCAGAGTCAAGTTGAAGAAGGTGTCAAGGAAGTCCCACAAGAGGATGTCCCGATACATCTGGCTCTCCTGTTGGACGAGAGTCTCCCAAGTCGGCAAAGTCGTCTTATTCCTCGGGACAGCCAGGAGGAAAACCCTTTGAACCTGAGCTCCGTTCACCAACCCTTCCCTTCCCCAGGTTTTCCGGACAATCTCCCGGCGATCAAAGTCCTCCACCAGGGATTTGACAGCAATGAGCAAGAAAGGACCACCTGGGCTCCTTTTGCACTTCTTGGGTTGGTTAATGAGAATATCAAACTTCCTGTTGTCTTTGTCCCGAAGGTATTGCCTGAAATCAAAGGCGGAAGGTGTTGAAGGTGGAGGGCTGGTGCCCACATGGTTTTGACTTGCCACCTTGAGATGcttcatggccgaaatcattcTGGGCCCGGATGCTGTCGGCCTGGCATCCAGCTTCCTTTGGAGGGCATGGAAGGCCCTACGTGTTGATGGTGAAGGCCTCTTTGGGACCTTCACTTGTTCTTCTCGAAGGGAAGTGTGTCCCAGCTGGGAATAGAGGATGGTGAAGAGCGCTACCACCAGGAAGAGTGTACAGATGGCATCACCCTTCAGTTGAACTCTCATTGTTTTCACAAATTTCCAAGGGACGTTCGATGTTGTATTAGGAGAATGGTCTGCTGGCCCTTTCCATCTGCAAATAAAGAAGAGAGAGGTCAGAACGGTTTATGGCAccacttgtatttatttatttatttatttatttatttatttattatttaaacttatatgccaccactcccctggggctcggagcggcttacaagaatggctaaaatctaacaaaaaaatttaagcaatttaaaacaacactatcaaacattaaaagcctgtcgaaacaggtatgtcttacgtgccctgcggaaagctggtaagtcccgcaaggcacagacttcaggtggcagagtatccCAGAGTgagggtgccactgctgtgaaggctctgcgtctggttgctgttagacgcaaggtcttgacactggggacttccaatagatcttggtcctcggaACGGaggaatctctggggttggtagggagtgaggcggtccctcagatacattggccccagaccatgcaaggccttaaaggtgagtaccatcactttgaaagtgatccagtgctcaattggtaaccaatgcagctgtagtaagattggggttatgtggcatctcatcggaattcccgcaagaagctgagcagctgcgttttgtaccaacttgagctttcggatcaccgacagaggaaggccaatgtagagggcgttacagtagtccagtcttgagatgaccatggcctggatcaccatagctaggtcgtccctggacagggagggggccagctgtctagcctgccgcaggggaaagaaggcggttctgctcacggcggagacctgggcttccatcgtcagcagagggtccaaaaggactcccagactcttgaccaaagatgacgggcgtagtgcctcgccatccagggtaggcagctggatgtccctactgcccggtcgacccagccataggatctccatctttgctggattcaccctcaacctgctggtacgcaaccatccagtcacggcctcgaggcactgatggaaacaatcgggtacagagtctggtcggccttccatcttcagcaccagctgagtgtcatcagcgtactggtaacactccagcccaaaacctcgaaccagctgagcaagtggtcgcatatagatgttaaagaacagaggggagagaatggccccctgaggaaccccacaagagagagagaggggacctctcaaaGACCAGGcctccctctccactcgctgtccacggttgtgaagaaagaagGACAGCCAATttactccagcaacagcaagacggtgggtcaagagattgtggtcgactgtgggtcaagagattgtggtcgactgtgtcaaatgctgctgtgagatccaataacacaagcagcgctgacccgccctggtcaagctggcatcgaaggtgatccgtgatggagaccagcacagcctctgtcccgtgccccgcacggaagacggactggaagggatctagtccggctgtgtcgtctaggaattgctgcaactgctctgctgctgccctctcaatcaccttgcccaggaacgagaggttcgaaactgggcggtaactggagggaaccgaaggatctaagtctggtttcttgagcaggggagagaccaccgcctcttttaaaccctctggaaaaactccttgctcaagggagctgtttacgatcttcaacagagggtcgcgtaatccctccaagcaggatttcacctgTAGTAAATCAGAGCAACTTTTCTTAGACTTGTCAGtagcttatgacactgtaaatcattgccttctcctgagaaatttTTTTATAGTATCACataggactaccacctcacccacttcacAGGAAATCTGCTATAAAAGAAGGagcttgttggagttcagcctgtgattgtgtttcaggatcagggttctttggatgtgggaagtgatgccaatgaatttcaagatggcaatggtttgatcaatgatactgatgcagagaaggaccaggagacccctatgcaaagtgtagtttcccatgagaatgtccccgAAGGTCttcctgtgagacgtggactgtctacagacgtcacatgcaactcctggaacgattccatcagcgctgcctccggaaaatcctgcaaatctcttgggaagacaggcggacaaacgtcagcgtgctggaagaagcaaagagcaccagcattgaagcgatggtcctccgccatcaactccgctggaccagccacgttgtccggatgcccgaccaccgtctcccaaagcagttgctctactccgaacttaagaacggaaaacagaatgttggtgggcaggaaaagagattgaaagacggggctcaaagccaaccttaaaaactctggcatcgacactgagaactgggaagccctgtcccttgagcgctccagctggaggtcagctgtgaccagcagtgctgcagaatttgaagaggcacgaatggagggtgaaagggagaagcgtaccaagaggaaggcgcgtcaagccaactccgaccgagaccgccttccacttggaaaccaatgccctcactgtggaagaagatgcagagcaagaatagggctccacagccacatacggatccacaagaacactggaagacaatcatcctcggaaaacgagggatcgcctaagtaaagtaagtaagtaagtaagtccctGAAGGGTATGGGGATGATAgtatactccctgaattgctaccagagagttcccaggatttggggcttgaaaacaactgggcgcCTGGCCCAGCTGcgagacttaatgagcaaatcGATAGGCGAGAGGacattagtcaaaacagacaggccgaacagtgccttcggTGATCTGCCAGGCTCCgatagaaaaagataaggggatccagctactggtcaaaggacatttaatcaactaccaaacttgcaaactgtgtgtttgtctgtctgtctgtctgtttgtttgtttgtttgttttcttaaaaatatAATACGACTGaccacaatgcagtctgagccctgccacatgcacaacggacctccttacagcaacaccagaggcaccccaagtggtgaccttctggtcaaatgacatttagtataatgccaagttcttaaactttgtgtatttttaaaatactttgcaactgtaccctcagtttgcttctgatttttatctatctatacatataataaaagtcaaagtttgtatgcggaggacaaaagtgtgccagctttctgattggctgccgttgtggtgctatttgcatatggtctctgattggccagcttcaataggagcccctagtggagaaaagagttcatgacagaaacggggacatgagaaggaaatttgcatatggtctctgattggccagcctcaattccgagatgacaaagagaggaaaggaaaaggccagagggtcagaaaattaccaatacagaccaaacttggcacacaaagcccccatgacccactcgacatcctactgcagtttggaggaggatgaaccatggatgatgggacttgcagtaccatcactcactttctgagaccgctattggcctcatccaatgactgatcaggaccaaactttgcacatagacctttcatgacccactttacgccctggtgtgttttggccagggatggaccatggattatgggacttgcagtacttttgttCAAttactgagaccactgcaacccccatccaaataccaataacgaccaaacttggcacactgagtcaccatgacacactctacatcccggtgcagtttggaggaggatgcaccatggacgatgggacttgcaatacctgcactcccttcctaaggccattacaactgccaacaatgatggatcaagaccacaattcacactgagagcccgcatgatccactctacatcctggtgcggtttggaagaatttggcaatggatgatggaacttgcagtcacttcactcacttcctgagaccactgcgaccctcgccaatgactgatcaagaccaaacttggcacacagagtccccatgacccactctacatcctggtgcactttcgaggaggacagaccatggattatgagacttcaagtacctccactcccttcccaggactgctgcaaccctcatctaatgtccgatcaagaccaaacttgacacacagagcccccatgacccactctacatcccgatgctgtttggaggaggacagatgatggatgatgggacttccagtaccttcactcacttcctgaaaccacagcgacacttatccaaataccaagaaagaccaaacttggcacagagagcccccttgaccaactcaacattctagtgaggtttgggggagaacagcctatggatgatgggacttgcagtacctaaactcactttctgagacctttgaccctcatccaatgattgagcaagaataaaacttggcacacagagcccccacgacctaCTCTCCATTCttgtgcaatttggaggaggatggaccacagatgatgggattcgcagtaccttcactaacttcctgagaccactgcgagccatataaataactgataaagaccaaccttgattcacaattcctttctcaaataacccgggcagcgccgggtccccaagttagtgataaataaataagagcaaaTTTTGAAGACCCGGAGCCATTTTTGCCTTCCCAGATCTTAGTGAGCTCCACATAACCCTTATATCTTGAACTCTGAAGATGACGGAGAGTCTCCGATGAAGCGCTGCTTTTGTTCTGGGCGGATTTGGTTTTCTTTCTGACACGAGAGGGTAAGAATACGGTAATGACAACCTTGGCAGCAAATTCTGGCCCAGTTTCGCTTCGTAGGCTTGGGCCTTGGCTCAACTCTGCGTCGAGATGGGAACCCACATTTTCCATGATTGAGAGATTTCGCCTGCCAACCGCTCCGCAAAAGCCAGCGAAATCCTGGAGCCTCCAATGTTTGGGCCAGAGCCCAGAATCCCTCTCTGTGGGAGGGAAGGCCCTTGAATATTGTgcaagagattttttaaaagttcagaaatattctAACTGGAAAAGAAATCacattttgattttattatgtcgttttatattgttttatatattttgttatgatgttattttcctgttattttgtgtctaattatgttgtattatttgggGCTTCGCCTCATGttaaccgccccgagtcccctttgggggggaTGGAGACggtttataaataaagattacttacttacttacttactgcttacttacttaggcaatccctcgttgtccgagtaggataatacTCCaaggtggatccgtaggtgactatgaagccctattcttgatctgcatcgtctcccgcacgtcagccagcacgtcaacgacttaaatccagacatagttttctaagatctacagagacactcgctggaacgcctcagcaagcgagagtccaaaaatggcaggctcaaacccagaacctcaaccaatggctgataccaaatgagagactcccccctgggcacacagaagactgggcaacttggaaggctctgaacagactgtgctgacaccacgaaatgcagagccaacctcaagaaatggggctacaaagtggaatcctcgacatgcgagtgtggagaggagcaaaccactgaccacctactgcaatgcaacctgagccctgccacatgcacaatggaggaagcttcttgcagcaacaccagaggcactccaagtggccagatactggtcaaaggacatttaatcaactaccaaactcacacattttgtattttctctgtttgtttgctttgttctgttagaaatgtaatataattgactggctgccctgacacgagaaataaaaccgtctcccgcagtgaaggcattggtttccaggtggaaggcggtcccggtcggggttggcttgacatgccttcctcttggcacgtttctctctttcgccctccattcattccttttcaaattctgcagcactgctggtcacagctgacctccaactgcagcattcacaggccagggcttcccagttctcagtgtctatgccaaagtttttaaggttggctttgagcccatctttaaatctcttttccttcccaccaatattctgttttccatttttgagttcggagtagagcaactgctttgggagacagtggtcaggcatccagacaacgtggccagtccagcagagttgatggcggaggaccatcgcttcaatgctggtggtctttgcttcttccagcatgctgacgtttgtccgcttgtcttcccaaacgatttgcaggattttccggaggcagcgctgatggaatcgttccaggagttgcatgtgacgtctgtagacagtccacgtctcgcaggcgtatagcagtgttgggaggacaatagctttatagacaagcaccgtggtctccctacggatgtcccggtcctcaaacagaccatgcaaggccttaaaggtgagtaccatcactttgaaagtgatccggtgctcaattggtaaccaatgcagctgcagtcagattaGTGTTATtctcatcagaattcccacaagaagccgagcagctgcattttgcaccaaCGTGAGCTTCCGGATccctgacagaggaaggccaatgtagagggcgttacagtagtccagtcttgagatgaccgtggcctggatcactgtagctaggtcgtccctggacagggagggggccagccgtctagcctgccgcaggtgaaagaaggcggttctactcacggcggagacctgggcctccattgtcagcagagggtccaaaaggactcccagactctttaccaatgatgacgggcatagcgccttgccatccagggcaggcagctggatatccccatgGTCTgattgacccagccataggatccctcaacctgctggcgcgcagccatccagtaatggccttgaggcactgatggaaatagtcggggacagagtccggtcggccttccatcttcagcacaagttGAGTGTCAttagcgtactggtaacactcaagcccaaaacctcaaaccagctgagcaagtggtcgcatataaatgTTGAACAACGGAGGGGAgaaaatggccccctgaggaaccccacaagagagaggggacctctcagagaccaggcctcccctctccattcgctgtccacagttgtgaagaaaggaggaccgccagtttaaagctgtccccctgactccaacagcagcaaggcggtgggtcaaaagattgtggtcaactctgtcaaatgctgctgtgagatccaataacacaagcagcaccgacccgccctggtcaagctggcatcgaaggtgatccgtgatggagaccagcacagtctctgtcccctgCCCTGCACGGAAGCTGAACTGGAAGGGATCTCGTCCGGCTGTGCAACTTGCAAGGACAGTTCCCCGCTCAGTGTTTGCTTACAGGCAACTGGACAATCTATTTATCTCATTCAGAGAGGATGAAATCTGGACATGTCACTATGAAATGCTACCTCTTGGCCGGACAGCAAATCCAAGGAAAGAGCAAGTTTTATGGCTATTCTGTGCTAAGAGTGAACTTGGACTCTTTGGTGGAGCTTGGCTCACACTCCGTTGCCCTTTTGCTCTTACAACACAGCAACATTTCCTTATTCTCACTGCTTTCTCCAACGCTTGTAAAACGACTTGCCAGCTCTGTTAGTACTGTAGCATCTGTGAGTTCACAGAAAAATCTCCCAAATCTTGCATAACGATTCTGTATGGCTCAAAATCATACAGTAGGTCCACCTGAGGACCTACACTAGACCAGATCCCACCAGCGTTGGGGTTGTGGAAACCCCTTGGACCCCTTGGACCTCATCCCATTCCAAAATGTACAGAATCtcatggatttttatatggctgagagggtgtgacttgcccgGGGCCACTCTGTGGATGGCTGAGTGGGGAACtgaacctggtctccagagtcataatccaaccctcaaaccactatgccatgttCGTCACTCATTAGAAAGTTATCACCCTGTATATAGGCGTAGAGCCAATGAAATGTAATAGTTTGAACGTTCAGTTAGGGCACTGCTCGGCCATGGAAAtgcattgggtgaccttggacaaggctAGTTTCTCATCCTCTGAGGAAATCAATGGCACACGTTCTCAGAAGTAGGACTCCTGACTAGAAAATAGGCTTGCCATAAATCAGgcacaacttgaaggtacatgacAAGAATAAACATAGAGTTATGGATGTGGCTCCTTAGCACCCAAAAGAAGAGTTTGAatgagttactgtgagtttttcaggctgtatggccatgttccagtagcattctctcctgacctttttgccagcatctgtggctggcatcttcagaggttcttttggcagtgaagcaagtggactgtgtgtgtatgtatgtgtgacattaagtctagtcatgtccgactctgggagttggtggtcatctccatttctaagcccaaagagccggcattgtccgtagactcctccaaggccatgtggccagcatgactgtatggagtgccattagctttccacagaagtgttgtgtgtgtgtgtgtgtgtgtgtgtgtaattctgtctctggaatgtccagacagcaaacaagtgccccttaacacctcccaaacagagggtgtctccaggcaacagaggccagacTTCCTCTacacagataccctcactgattgacttcacAGCTTCacggctactcaatgctattcaagcttgctaccTGCAAGAGTCACACTTACTTTaaacaaacaagggttctttctcccaccctggtcaaagtggtccctggtcaagtggtccctggtcaaagtggtccctggttgaagtggtccctggtcaaagaggaccctggtcaaaggggtccctggttaaagaggtccctggtcaaagtggtccctggtcaaaaaaaggttgggagaccTAAAGGTTCTATAGTATAGAGCAGCTTAAAGCACTGGGtacatttagcttggagaagaaaagtggGAGAGGGGAAATGATAGCCATACACTCCATTTGCCtctctgccaacagaacctctgaaggtgtcagccacagatgcaggagaaactaCTATGAGCtacagtgaagaagaagaagaggaggaggaggaggaggaggaagagcaggaggaggagtgcaccctctgacactccctcgtgacccctccagaggtcctgacccccaggttgagaaccactgagctaaagtgaacatgaagaagaagaggaagaggaagaggaggaggaggaggaggaggaggaagagcaggaggaagggtgacccctctgacactccctcatgaccccttcagaggtcgcgacccccaggttgagaaccactgagctacagtgaagaagaagaagaagaagaagaagaagaagaagaggaggaggaggaggaggaggaggaggaggtggtggtggaggtggaagaggtggaggaggtggtggaggtggtggaggaggtgggggtggtgggggaggtggaggaggtgggggtggtgggggaggtggaggaggtggaggtggtggaggaggaggaggtggaggtggaggaggaggtggaggaggatgtGGAGGTGGTGTAGGAGGTGGAGGagttggaggtggaggaggtggtggaggaggaggtggcggaggaggtggagatggaagaggtggaggaggtggtggaggaggtgggggtggtgggggaggtggaggaggtggaggtggtggaagaggtggaggtggaggaggaggtggaggaggtggtggaggaggtggagatggaagaggtggtggaggaggtggaggaggtggtggaggaggtggaggtggaggaggtggtggaggtggtggaggaggtggaggtggaggaggaggtggaggtggtggaggaagtgggggtggtggaggaggtggaggaggtggcggaggaggtggaggtggaggaggtggtggaggaagtgggggtggtggaggaggtggaggtggtggaggaagtgggggtggtggaggaggtggaggtggaggaggtggtggaggaagtgggggtggtggaggaggtggaggaggtggcggaggaggtggaggtggaggaggtggtggaggtggtggaggaagtggtggaggaggaggaggagaaggaggaggaggaagaagaagaagaagaagaagaagaagaagaagaagaagaagaagaagaagaaagggtctGGAGTTATTTGCACAGTTGATTCCCTGCAACCTTCTGTACAGACCTGGATTCACTTGCGGTCTCAAGTCCgggtgtcctcctcctcctcctttagcCAAACGAGCAAACCTCTTCCGATGTCCAGCTTGGGCAGATGCCAGACTCTGTAAAATCCTCCAGCCAGGGCTGTGCCATCGCAAGATCTGTCTCCGTGGCAGGGTTCTCACAGGAAAACCCTTCTTGGTGatgcagagagaaggaagggaggaaggaaggcagtgGGAAACTTCAAGCTCTGCCTTTCCCCGAAAGCTGGGCCAGGAGTAAAAATAAGCCATTTTGGACCGACACCTGGCTTGTGCTGGAGCATGAATAGCCTGTTTCTTTTTCCACTTTTCCCATGGCCAGAACGGGGGACCGAGGGGGCTCCGTTCTCCCAAGAGTAGGCTG
This genomic interval carries:
- the B3GNT9 gene encoding UDP-GlcNAc:betaGal beta-1,3-N-acetylglucosaminyltransferase 9, translated to MRVQLKGDAICTLFLVVALFTILYSQLGHTSLREEQVKVPKRPSPSTRRAFHALQRKLDARPTASGPRMISAMKHLKVASQNHVGTSPPPSTPSAFDFRQYLRDKDNRKFDILINQPKKCKRSPGGPFLLIAVKSLVEDFDRREIVRKTWGREGLVNGAQVQRVFLLAVPRNKTTLPTWETLVQQESQMYRDILLWDFLDTFFNLTLKEIHFLNWADEFCSNTKFIFKGDADVFVNVENIVNFLESRDPAEDLFVGDIIYNAQPIRTHKSKYFIPETMYGLGMYPVYAGGGGFLLSSSTMRKLSQACSQVELFPIDDVFLGMCLQRINLKPVMHEGFKTFGITKPSAAPNLQTFDPCFYKDLMVVHSLKVAEIWLMWNLLHNSRLSCTQRKQVKKAFRWKMKTKETTLGYPA